ATCTTTTCGGGATCCAGAATGTAGTCTGGTCGTCCTGTACGAGACGCAAAAATCAGGACGCCTTCACGTTCAGACACCTCAAACCCATAGGCAAGCATCAGCGGCTGCAGCGCAGACCGAGCACCACCGATCTGGTCGACCACATAGCCACGTACCAAACCATAGAGCTTGGACACGTCATAGCGTGTCACGCCAGAGCGATCACAGATCTCGCTGACCACCGAGGCCAGCGACCGCGACGACGCACGTCCGTTCAGCCAGTGCCCGCGATCGTAATTTGCCCCATCGCTCCACAATCCCTTGCGATTAGGGAATTGCGGGAAGGGCCGCGTGTCCCAAGCCCAGACATGGGCGCGGTTCATATCCAGCATCTGAACACCCGTGGCGCTGTGATGCGGGTTGTGCGTGCTGTCCCCCCAATAGTCATACATGGCCCGCAAATACTGCGCCTGCATCAGGTCATCGCGCCGTCCGCTGGAATAGCGCGGCAGAGAACTTTCCGAGCTTTTGGGATCAAGGAACTTGTTGGGCTGGTTGGTGCCCTTGTCGATGGCAGCACACCCCATTTCGGTGAACCAAAACGGCTTCGCCCCGGGCAGCCAGTCCGTCGGGGTCACATCCCGCACCCCGCCGACGCGGTTATGGTGCGAATTCTCCCACCAGCCGCGCAGGTCTTTATAGCGATAGACCCAATCCTCGCCATGGGCACCATCGGTGATCTGCGTGCGGATCTGGAGTTCACGCGCGTCCGGGGTCTTATAGTACCAGTCATACCCCTCGCCGCCTTCGATATTCGCCTTGAGGTAATCGAGGTTGTAGATCGATCCATGCCCGGCATCCGCATGATCAAACCCATCACGCCAATCAGACAGCGGCATGTAGTTGTCGATGCCGACAAAGTCGATCTCGTCATGGCTCCACAGAGGATCGAGGTGAAAGAACACATCACCTGTTCCGTCCTGCGGCTGATAACCAAAATATTCCGACCAATCGGCCGCATATGAGATCTTGGTCTCGGCCCCAAGAATGCCGCGCACATCTTCAGCCAGTTGCATCAACTGCTCTACCACCGGAAAGCTGTTTCCCGGCCCACGGATCTGGGTCAGGCTGCGCAGCTCGGACCCGATCAGGAAAGCATCTACGCCCCCCGCGGACGCACACAAATGGGCATAGTGCAGGATGAAGCGGCGATACGAGAATTCGCTGGGGCCGGTGTAGTCCACGCCCTGCCCCGTGACGGTGAAATCTCCGGGCTGTGCATCCCCGAAGAACGCATCAACCTGAGACACCGCCCCTGCTGTACCGTCCGGCGACCCGGGGTGATGCGGCGCAAGCAAGGTGGTAATCCGACCACGCCACGGCAATTCGGGCTGCCCAATCTGGGCAGACCAGGGATCGAACAGCGTGTTGCCCTCCATCTGCTCCATCAGGATGAAGGGATAGAAGGTGGTCTTGCGGTCATTGCGCGATGCGAATTCAATCGCCTCTTTCACGGCCTGATCCGAAGGCGTACCCCCATAGACCGGACGATCGTCCTCATCCCGCGGCACCAGACCAGCCAGCCCACGCGACACACCGCTGACAGTCCACGGCATGGATTTGCCATCCATTTCGTGCTGCTCGACGCGTGGCTGGATCTGGCAGGACCCACAGCGCAGGTCATTCCCGAACCACGACACGACCAGCGCCGTGTTCTTGCAATTGGGCATCTCCTCGCGCATCTGCCGGTACGAGGTCACAAAATCCGTCTTGCCTGACGGGTTGTTTAGGTTCGACCCGCCGCTGACGCCCGGCCCGCCATTATAGTGGACCTTGGATGTCGCCATCGCGTATTCGCCCGTCCCAGGGATCAACGCTACAGCCTGCGTGCCGCGCGCGACCTCTTTGTCCTGATTGGGCTGCTCGGGGCGGAAGACCTCGAAACTGAATTGCGGCACGCGGTTGCCGAACTGCGAGACATCCAGATCCTCGATCACCACATAGGCAATGCCGCGATAGGCAGGCGCTTTCCCGGCCCCTTTTACGGCTTCGATCTTAGGATCGGGCAGCTGGCTTTCAGAGCCCTTGTAGACGCGGATATTCAGATCACCTTTCTCGATCTGGTTTCCATCCGCCCAGATCCTGCCGACCCGCGTGATCTCGCCCTCGCACAGGGCAACCGCCAAGCTGATCGAATAGCTATAGGTTGTGGCTTCGGGCTCTGGCGGTGGCGCCAGTCCCTTGCCGCCGCCACCGGTTGTGGTGGCGTTTTCTTTGAAGCGGGTTGACCAGATCACCTGCCCACCCAAACGCGCGCGTCCATAGATCATGGGGATCGCCGTGCCCTCGGACGCGCCGCTCAGGCGCAAACGGTCGACACGACCCGTTTCGATCGGGTCAGACCCTGCGCCCAGAATGCGATTGTCGATGGTCTGGCCGATCGTAGCCCCGATGGCCTTGCCAATGACCACCGAAGACAATCCCAGAAAACCACCGCCAATCGAGGCACCTGCCGCAGCTCCTACTGCAGAAAGAAGTATCGTCGCCATCAGCTTGTCCTTTCAGGAAATTCAAAACACGCCACAATGCGGCGTGCCCAAGGGGTCGAAAGCGGGCTTTCGACAACTCCGTGCCCGCTATAGGCGTGGATAAAGGAAGGGGTCGGCCCAACGCTGGCGACAAACCCAAGATGCTTGGCCACCGCATCCGAGCGCATCCGAAACAGAAGGATGTCACCCGGCTGTCGGTTTTCCGCGGGTTTGGGCACCAGATAGGACTGTGCGGCCTGCCACAGGGTCTCTTGCCCGTCAGTTTCGGACCAGTCCGAGGTATAGGGTGGCACCTCTACAGGTTCCCGCCCCAATGCGACCCGCCAGACACCACGCACCAGTCCCAGACAGTCACATCCCGCCCCCTTCTGCGAGGCCTGATGCACATAGGGCGTGCCAAGCCATTCCTGCAGTTCTTGCAGTATCAACGCCTGTGTCTGCGCCATATCAGCCCCCTGAGATCGGGTTGAACGGATTATCGTCACCAGACAGCAGATCCTGAAGGTCCAACGTCTCGCGTCCATCACCACCATCGTTGCGACCCGTCGGAATCGGATAGGACATCAACCAGTCCTCGCCGGGAATGTCGGGGAACCCGCGAAAGTTCAGGAAATTGTTGAATTTCTTGCGGCAGGTGCTGGGCAGCTTGTCACAGCCTGCTTCCAGCCGCACCCGATCCCCGGGCTGCATATCGGCACGCAGGGCTTCCCAAAGCTCGATGGTCCGTGCGCCGTCCTCGCCCGTCGTGTCATTCTTGATGATCCCGCTCAGGCCTTCCGCCTCGCCGCTCAAAACCGTGAACCGCCCGCGTACAAACCAATCATTCGGGTACAGCGCCATGTCCTCGAACCGAAACACGGTCTCGTCCTCATTGCTGACCAGATCCAATTCGACCGAATACCCGGTCTGATCCAGATCGAACCGGCATTTCTCGTCGCCCAGCACCGCCGAGCACGGCGACTGGTACGCCCGCCCCTGCGGCTGGTTCATCGCCTCGCTCAATCCGTTCAGCTCGGCCCGGAACCCACCCGCCTCACGGGCCAGTTCTCCGACCTTCCCGCGAAAGCGCAGAAACCGCTGCGAGGCATCTCGCCAGTTAACCAACCAAGCCTCGACCTCGGCCCCATCATAGCGCCCGGCCCGAATGTCCTTTTCGCTGATCGCATCCGTGGACAGGACGCCCAAAGCCTCGGTGTTATCGACGGACAGACCGGTGGTCTGGCTCAACGCATGGGCCGTCATGCCGGTGTCGGCCTTATAGACGAGACCGTCCATCTGAACGTCCAGATCGTGATCCGTAAAGCCGTAGACCACCCCATCGCGTCGTGTGACCTTCCACAGCCGCGCAACGGTTGTGACCCCTTCGCTCAGATGGGCCTGAAAACCTGTTGGAACCGCCATCAGACACGCACCTCGACCACCGGAACGTTCGGGGCTTCGCCAGCCTGGAAGGACGCGACCGAAGTGTGCACCCGGTCAGTGTCAAACCGCACAGGCACATCGAATTCGTACCCTGCGGTGACCTCTGCCCCGTCTTCAGGAGCTGTCACGAATGTGACTACCCCTGTGGTCAGATCTACGCTGTACTGCGTGCCTTCGATCTGGGGGTCGCCCTTCAGACCCAACTTCACCGTGCCCTCTACTGGTTTCTGGATCGGACGTGCATAAGTGTCCGAACCCGACCGGTAAGTCTTAATCAGCTGATACTCAGTCGTAGCGCCATCACCCCAACCAAGGATTTGGTCCGTGAACGCAGGATCCGCCGAAGGCAGGCCGCTTTTGAAATCCGACCAGTCCTTCCAGCGGAATGCATGCAACTGCCCGCGCCGTGCTTCGAAGAATGCAATCAGCATTTCGACATCATCGAGCGACCGCATGCCAATCCCGGCATCATAGCGGCGGCGGGAGTGCTCCCAAGGCGTGTTGCGCTCTTCAAAGCCATTGGCCAGCGTGACCACTTCAGTGCGCCGTTCAGGACCACCAACCGAGCCGAAGCTCAAATTGGCGGGGAAGCGGATTTCGTGAAAGGACATGATGAACCCTCCTAAGGTCGTAAAATCAGTGGATCAGCGGTGGCGTTGCCCACGCGCAAGGGCGCGCTGAACATTGGCCGCGATCTGGCTTTGCGACCGGCGGAAGCTATCCACATCCGGGGTCGAGATATTCATGGTGATGTTCACAGGCGCGCCACCGCCCGCCGCGCGCACGCCCAGACGCCCATCTGCCCCGCGGCTTAATGGCATAATGGCTTCTGGCCCGGCTTCACCCATCAGGCCCGTCCCGCCGCGCATGGGAAACGCCGTGGCCTGCGAGACAACGCCGCCCTTTGCGAATGGCATCACGCGCCCTTGTGCAAAGGCGCCACCATCCGCGAAGGGCAGAAAGGCGTTCGTGATCGCCCCTACGCCTTGACCAAGGATGTTGCCAAAATGGCTTGTGACGGGATTGATCGCCGCGTTGAACGCCGCATCGGTCATCGAGCGCGCGACCTCTTTCAAGGCGTCTGACAGTTTCATGCCGTCAAAGGCCAAGCCTTCGAATGCACGCCGCAATCCGGACGAAATGCCCGAAGATAGCGTGCTGACATCCGCGTTCAGATCCGAGATCGTCGAATGCATCCCCTTCAACTCGAAGATAAACCCGGTGGTCATTTGCTGCGCGCCGCCAAGCGCTGCTTCCAATGCGTCCATCTGGTCTTCGAAACTGTCGATACTGTCCAATCCAGCCATCACATGCCCTTTCCATTTGGGCCGCACGGTTCGTCAGGAAACGCACGGGCAAGCTCTTCCAGCCGAGATCGCAGGCAGGTGGCAGGTTGCCCGTCCAGCCCGGCCATCACAGCCAATTCGATGGGGGTCAGCGCCCAGAATTGATCCGGGCGCAGCCCCAGTTTTGCAAGGCCAAGGCGCATCAGCCCGGGCCAGTCGAACCCGGCTGGCTCAGCCATCGGTGACCTCGTTCGGGGTCAGCGCAAAGGCACGGGTCAGCAACTGACCGGCAGCCTTTGCCGCCTCCACTGGTCCGCCTTGAATTTCGGCGGCCAGCAGGTCGGTGGCAGTCCCTTGCCATCCCCCGCCGCGCAGCCCGGCCACAATCAGCGCCAGCACATCGCGGCTGGAGAACTGCCCGCTTTCGAACCGCTCGACCAAGGACACAATCGATGCCTCGCCCAGTTGCTCTTCCAATTCGGCCAGCGCCCCCAGCGTCAGTTTCAACACATGAGATGTGCCATCGATCACCAGCGCCACTTCGCCCGTCCACGGGTTCGCCATGATCACAGCGCCGTAAAGGTCAGTTCGCCGGCCGAAGCCATCGACAGCTCGTAGGTCGCCTCGCCGTTATGCGAGCCTGCATACTCGATCGAGGTGATCATGAACGGGCCCTCGACCACGCCGAATTCGGGAACAATCACCTGAAAATTCGGCACTTCGTTGTCAAAAAAGATCTGCCGTGCCCGTTCATCTGTCGATGCGTCCTTGAACACGCCCGAGCCCGAGATTGAGGCAGATTTCACACCCGCGCCGCCCAGAAGCTCGCGCCAGCCACCGGTGCTTTCCAGGCTGGTCACATCCACGCTTTCCGCGTTGAAACTCAGGCGCGTCGCCCGAAGGCCCGCAATGGTCTCGAACACACCGGTGTCGGTCATGTCGAGCTTGATCAGAAGGTCTTTGCCGTTTTGCGCAGCCATAGGATCACTCCGTTTTGAAAGGTTTAGTTGTCTTCGACACGTGCGCGGAAGATCAGGTCGATGCGGCGGACATCCGCGTCTTCAACCCGCCGCGCCCGCGCACGATGAAAGTTCAGATACACAAGCCGGCCACGCGCCAGGATCAGGCTGGCATCGACCAGCGTGTCACTGACCGCCGCGGCGACCTCTTTGGCGGCCTGAAAGCCCGCAGCATCGGTGACCACGCTGATCGTGACCTCGTGCAACGCGCCCTGCCCGGTCATGTCCGAGCGTTCGCGCACATCTTCAGGCCCAAGGCTGACATAGGTGCCGGTGATGATACCCGCAGGCACCGCGTCATAGATCGCGCCCGACACCAAAGTGGACAGGGCCGTATCCGCCGCAAGGCGCTGGTAAATGGCCTGTTGAAGGGCTGCTGAAACGCCGTAGCTCATGCTGAAACCTCCTCTTGCGCGAAACAGGTCAGGAACTGTGCACCGGCATCCGCCTCGGTCACCGCAAGGATGCGGAAGATCCGGGATCCGTCGCGAAACCGCTGATCGGGTTTCGGCCGGGATGGCGCACCGTCAGGAGCCGCCCGCACTGTGATGCGAAACGCGATCGACGACACAGTTGCAAAGCCAGCGGCACGTTCCCGGCCCGAGCCGGGTTTAACCTGCGCCCAATGTTCGCCAAGTACCTGCCAGCTTTGGGTGAAACCACCCGCGCCGTCCGGTGTGCGCACGGGCTCCTCCAGCGACAGTTTGCGGTTCAGGACAGGGCGCTTCATACCGCCCCTCCACCGCCAAACAGGCGCACGGTGCGATAACGTTGCAACAGAGCTGCAATCGCCGCAGGTAAATCGCCTTGCCCGATCACGCCCCCATCGGCGCGATTTTCATAGTAGGTCGCCGCCAGCATCATTACGGCTTGCGTCAGATCAGCTGGCAGATCGGTCCAAGCGGCACCGAACCCGGCCTCGAACCCAATTACGGCCTGACCGCCTACGGGAATGGCAGGCAAACAAAGCCCGGTCGACACAAGGCGGGGGCGGTGCATATCTGGCTCCAACCCATATCGGGCGGTGTCAATCACCTCGGTCCCGCCCAAACGGTCATGGATCTCAAGGCTCAGCACTTGCGTGACGGGCGCCACCGGCAAAGCTTGCGACGCCAGATCGCGCCATGCGGTCAAGGTCCAGGTAAATTCGCGCGACAGAAGGATCTTTCCGGTGCGGGCCTCGATCGCGGCCATGGCGGCCCGAAGGTAGGTTTCCAGCACCTGATCCTGCACCCCGTCATCGGCAAACCCGGTACCCAGCCGCAGGTGGTCCTTAAATTGGGCGACCGGAAGGGCCGTGCCCGGCACTGTGGTCTGCTCGATTAACATCATGGATCATCTCCGAAATTCGGGCCCCTCACGTCATGTGGGAAAGGGTGGGCGCGCACCATCCGCATTGCTCGGACGGAGGGGGAGCAGCTAGACAACACGGGGGGTGGTCGGCGCGCGCCCTGCCCCGTGGCGACCCTTGGGCCTCCACGGGATCAGGTTCGTCTCTTACGAGACCGAGAACTTCAGAAGCTTGATCGCAGCAAAGTCGCTTACGTCACCGCCCACGCGCTTGGTGGCATAGAACAGCACATGCGGCTTGGCCGAGAACGGGTCACGCAGGATGCGCGTGTCAGGACGTTCTGCGATGGTGTAGCCAGCAGCGAAGTCACCAAAGGCGATCGAGTGGCTGTCGGCACCGATATCGGGCATGTCCTCGACGATCAGAACCGGATAGCCGATCAGACGGGCGGGTTCGCCAGCCACGGTCGCATCCGACCACAAGAAACGGCCATCCGCGTCTTTCAACTTGCGTACAGCCCCCACGGTCTTCGAATTCATGACAAAGACCGCATTGGCACGATAGTCCGCGCCCAGTGCGTAGATCAGGTCGAAAATGGCATCTGCCGGGTTGGTGGCGTTGAAGTCACCAGCCTCGCCAGTGGCCACGTAACCCAGATTACCCCAGGTCCAGCTGGTGTTGTCGACAGCGGTGTGGTTCAGAATGCCTACGGGTTTCTCAACACCGTCACCGTTGATGAACGCACCGCTTTCTGCACGCGAGAACTTGTCGGCGATACGGCCGGCCAGCCATCCCTCGATATCAAAAGCGCTGTCATCCAGCAGGCGTTGCGAAACTTTCGGCAGGGCCGACAGCTCGTGCAGCGGGATCGAGATACGGTCGATCTGCGGAGTGCCCGTCTCGGACGCCGATCCAGTTTCCGACGCCCAGCCGGTGATCAGGTCACCCTGGTCGATCAGCACGTCATAGGCAGTGCCTTCCACGTTGACCACATTGGCGACCGAACGCAGCGAAGCAGCGTTGTTCAGAACACCCTTGATGGTGTCAGCGGTCACCGGGTCAACCAAATAGCCACCGTCAGCCGCCACAGCCGAGGACATGGCCTTGCCTTCCAGATCGATACCGCGCAGCGCGTCATCATCGCCTGAACGGACATAGGCTTCGAAAGCTTTCTGGTGAGGCGCTTCCAGCTCAGCGGCAGCGGCAAGATGCGGGCGGCCCGCGATGGTGTTAGATTTGCGATCCAGCATGGTCAGTCGCTCTTCCTGTTGTTGAAGTTTGGTGGAAATTTCTTCGTGAAACTGATTGATATCGCTCACAAAACCAGCCAGCGCGGTCTTCACCTCGGCAGCCGGATTGAGGTCCGATACCTGGCCAGCAGGCGCAGCCGACTGGCCCAGAGCCTTCGTCTCTTTGTTGCTCATCATTGGGTCCTTTTCAGGGGTTCAGATCGCTGGCTCAGGCGTTACGGGCCAGCATCAGGCGCGCGTCCTCAAGGGTCGCGGCCAGTTCACGCAAGGTAGAGTCGTCGACATCAAGCATGTCGCCCTTCGCCCCCACCCGCGCTGTTGGAAGCATGGGGAACGTGACAAGTGACACCTCCCAAAGCTCCAATTCCGTCAAAAGCCGCCCGCCCGTCTGGGTCTTCGACGACTTCTTGGTGCGATATCCGATGGACAGCCCGTCAATGGCGCCCGCCTCGATCAACGCGGCAGCCTCACGGCCCTTTTCGACGTCGCTCAGAATACGACCTTTCACATAAAGGCCCTTGGCATCCTCGCGCACCTCGTCCCAAATCCCGATGGGCTGGGCCGGGTCGTGCTGCCACAGCATTTTCACGCCGCGCCCTTTGGCTTTCAGCTCGTCCAGCGATCTGCCATAGGCCCCGCGGGCCACGACATCGCCGCCATTGTCGACCTGATCGAAGAAACTGGCATAGCCGTCGATCTGAATGCCCTCGGCGGTCTGGACTGTCTCGCCCAGCTTGACGAACTTGTGCTCAAGCCCGAAATCGGTGTGGTAGTCACCCATGATATGCACCCTTTCTTATTGATCTTGAGCCAGCGGCGGCAGGCCCAGCAGGCTGCGTTTTTCGGTATCTGTCAGGAAGCTGGCCTCGGCCACGCGGGCCCATTGCTGGTCACGTTCGGCGGCCAATGCGGGAACCTGATCCAGATCCGGTTTCAACTTCACTGCTTCGTCCGAGAACCCGGCCAACCAATGGCCGACACTGGCCGAGACGCGTGACACCAAAGGCACCACAGTCAGACGATAGAAGGCACGGCTGGCCTCTTGATAGTTGGCGTAAGTGGCGTCGCCGGGTATGCCGATCAGCATCGGTGGTACCCCGAAGGCCTGCGCAATCTCGCGCGCAGCGGCTTCCTTGGTCTTCTGGAACTCCATGTCCGAGGGGCTGAACCCCATCGGTTTCCAATCCAACCCGCCTTCCAGCAGCATCGGGCGTCCGGCATTGCGCGCGCCCACGTGATGGCTTTCCATCTCGGACAGCAGGCGATCATATTGATCAGCACTTAACTGCGCCTGCCCGTCCGCGCCCTTGAACACAATCGCACCTGAAGGCCGCGCCGCATTGTCTAACAGCGCCTTGGACCAACGGCTGGCCGCATTGTGCACATCAATCGCTGTCGCGGCCGCCTGCAACGGTGACAGGCCATAGTGATCATCCTGCGGATGGAAGGCTTTAACGTGGCAAATCGGCGATGCACCCTCGGACACATTGAACCGGTGTTTGCGAGACCCGACAGTATAGTCATAGGCCACAGGCCAGCCATCCACGCCAGGAACCAACGCCATCCGATCCGAGCGCAGCACATGCAGCTCACGCGGCTGACCATCTTCGCCCAGAACGGCCTCGAGATAGCCGTTTCCGGTCAGAAGCAACTGCCCAAAGAAGGCCTCGAACAGCTCGGCCCGGCCTTGTGCAGCATTCGGGCGCGCCAGAAGCTCCAAAAGCGGATGAATATCATAACGTTGCTGGTCGTCCTGCAGCACCAAGGGCAGAGCGCTGGCGGCTTCCGCGATCAGCTTGACCGAGCGAAAGCCGACTGGGTTGGACGAAAACCCGCTGCGGGTCAGGCTGACCGTGTCACGCGGGCTCCAAGCCACACGACCGGCATTTCCATAAGCGATGACCGGCCCGGTGGCCGATGCCTTTGCCTCGCCCGGCATATCGGCCTTCGCGTCATCTGCGCCTCGCTTCAGAAAATCAAATACCATGCGCCTTGGCTCCTTGGTTTCGGTTTCCGGCTGCAACCGGGCAAACCTGTCCTGTCCGGGCAAACGCGGTCGCGCCACCCAGCGGTCAATCTTGTCATTTCGTGATCAGGCGGGGCTGGTGGCCCATCGGGCTAGTACCCCGCCTTTCGATGTTTTGCACTTTGCCAGCGAGGGTTAAAAAACCCTTTAACCAAGCGTGCGCACCTGCGGTCTGCGATAGGACGCAACGGGCTCGATGATCAGCTCATGCAGGGCCCAGACCAATGCATCCACGCGGTCCGGGCTGCCTTTGCCCTCGTAGCCCTGGCTGGTCATACGGCACATCTGATCCTCAAGTTGGGCCATGTTGCCAGCGTGCAAGACCCGCCCCTGTTCATAAAGCGCCGCCACAGGCTCGGCCCGCGTGACCTTCCCCCGCGTCGCACGCACAGCCTTGTAGGGCACGGTGGCGTCGATCTGACGAATCACGCTTTCAACAAGGTCACCACCTTGGTTAACCTCGGCCACCAGACGGTCCGCTTGATGGCGTTCCATCGCGTTCAGCGCGGCCTCGGCCCATTCCGACGGGCTGGCTGCCGTAACGCTGGCATCTTCCAGCACAACAGCCTTCCAATCGCCGGGTGGGCCCTTTGCCATGACACCAGCCACAACGATCCCGCATTCGTCAGATCCTTTGTGCCCCGTAACTGGCGGGTCCACCGCAACGACGATCCGATCCAACACGGGCGTGTCTGGCCCCAAGCGGTGTTTGTCCAGCATCGCCATCGTCCAAAGCGCGCCTTCCGTGTCTTCCAAAAGCACACCATCCAGCTCTTGCCGCCCCAATCGCGTGTCCGCGTAGCGTGTACGCACTTCGT
The Aliiroseovarius pelagivivens DNA segment above includes these coding regions:
- a CDS encoding rcc01693 family protein, producing the protein MAEPAGFDWPGLMRLGLAKLGLRPDQFWALTPIELAVMAGLDGQPATCLRSRLEELARAFPDEPCGPNGKGM
- a CDS encoding gene transfer agent family protein, producing MANPWTGEVALVIDGTSHVLKLTLGALAELEEQLGEASIVSLVERFESGQFSSRDVLALIVAGLRGGGWQGTATDLLAAEIQGGPVEAAKAAGQLLTRAFALTPNEVTDG
- a CDS encoding phage tail tape measure protein, producing the protein MAGLDSIDSFEDQMDALEAALGGAQQMTTGFIFELKGMHSTISDLNADVSTLSSGISSGLRRAFEGLAFDGMKLSDALKEVARSMTDAAFNAAINPVTSHFGNILGQGVGAITNAFLPFADGGAFAQGRVMPFAKGGVVSQATAFPMRGGTGLMGEAGPEAIMPLSRGADGRLGVRAAGGGAPVNITMNISTPDVDSFRRSQSQIAANVQRALARGQRHR
- a CDS encoding phage major capsid protein; this translates as MSNKETKALGQSAAPAGQVSDLNPAAEVKTALAGFVSDINQFHEEISTKLQQQEERLTMLDRKSNTIAGRPHLAAAAELEAPHQKAFEAYVRSGDDDALRGIDLEGKAMSSAVAADGGYLVDPVTADTIKGVLNNAASLRSVANVVNVEGTAYDVLIDQGDLITGWASETGSASETGTPQIDRISIPLHELSALPKVSQRLLDDSAFDIEGWLAGRIADKFSRAESGAFINGDGVEKPVGILNHTAVDNTSWTWGNLGYVATGEAGDFNATNPADAIFDLIYALGADYRANAVFVMNSKTVGAVRKLKDADGRFLWSDATVAGEPARLIGYPVLIVEDMPDIGADSHSIAFGDFAAGYTIAERPDTRILRDPFSAKPHVLFYATKRVGGDVSDFAAIKLLKFSVS
- a CDS encoding DUF3168 domain-containing protein; translation: MSYGVSAALQQAIYQRLAADTALSTLVSGAIYDAVPAGIITGTYVSLGPEDVRERSDMTGQGALHEVTISVVTDAAGFQAAKEVAAAVSDTLVDASLILARGRLVYLNFHRARARRVEDADVRRIDLIFRARVEDN
- a CDS encoding baseplate multidomain protein megatron, which translates into the protein MATILLSAVGAAAGASIGGGFLGLSSVVIGKAIGATIGQTIDNRILGAGSDPIETGRVDRLRLSGASEGTAIPMIYGRARLGGQVIWSTRFKENATTTGGGGKGLAPPPEPEATTYSYSISLAVALCEGEITRVGRIWADGNQIEKGDLNIRVYKGSESQLPDPKIEAVKGAGKAPAYRGIAYVVIEDLDVSQFGNRVPQFSFEVFRPEQPNQDKEVARGTQAVALIPGTGEYAMATSKVHYNGGPGVSGGSNLNNPSGKTDFVTSYRQMREEMPNCKNTALVVSWFGNDLRCGSCQIQPRVEQHEMDGKSMPWTVSGVSRGLAGLVPRDEDDRPVYGGTPSDQAVKEAIEFASRNDRKTTFYPFILMEQMEGNTLFDPWSAQIGQPELPWRGRITTLLAPHHPGSPDGTAGAVSQVDAFFGDAQPGDFTVTGQGVDYTGPSEFSYRRFILHYAHLCASAGGVDAFLIGSELRSLTQIRGPGNSFPVVEQLMQLAEDVRGILGAETKISYAADWSEYFGYQPQDGTGDVFFHLDPLWSHDEIDFVGIDNYMPLSDWRDGFDHADAGHGSIYNLDYLKANIEGGEGYDWYYKTPDARELQIRTQITDGAHGEDWVYRYKDLRGWWENSHHNRVGGVRDVTPTDWLPGAKPFWFTEMGCAAIDKGTNQPNKFLDPKSSESSLPRYSSGRRDDLMQAQYLRAMYDYWGDSTHNPHHSATGVQMLDMNRAHVWAWDTRPFPQFPNRKGLWSDGANYDRGHWLNGRASSRSLASVVSEICDRSGVTRYDVSKLYGLVRGYVVDQIGGARSALQPLMLAYGFEVSEREGVLIFASRTGRPDYILDPEKMALSTERDTTLERIRAPEAELAGRVRLNYIEGGGDYDIRAVEAIFPDETSYSVSTSEIPLILTRAEARAITERWLSEARVARDSASFALPPSELSKGAGDVLKLETDAGTEHFRVDHVEHAGVQNIRAVRVEPGLFLPSDSAEPSPAVKPYVPPAPVFPLFMDLPLLTGDEVPHAPHIAITAEPWPGNIAIYRSASDNGYRRIDRVTARSIVGVTETDLFTAPSGVLDRGPALRVKLSSPATLFSVSDEDLLNGANVLAIGDGSPDNWEILQFATADLVGEQTYDLSLRLRGQLGTDATMPSLWPIGSYVVVLDGTQDQIPLASSARGLNRHYRIGPARKAYTDDSFVHEIHAFNGNGLRPYAPTHLTARDQSGDHQISWIRRTRVDGDRWGETDVPLGEVEERYRVRIIDGGTVKRELDVASPSWIYDAVLRAADMVSGSYTVEVAQLSERFGPGPFAQLQVML
- a CDS encoding head-tail adaptor protein, yielding MKRPVLNRKLSLEEPVRTPDGAGGFTQSWQVLGEHWAQVKPGSGRERAAGFATVSSIAFRITVRAAPDGAPSRPKPDQRFRDGSRIFRILAVTEADAGAQFLTCFAQEEVSA
- a CDS encoding DUF2163 domain-containing protein translates to MAVPTGFQAHLSEGVTTVARLWKVTRRDGVVYGFTDHDLDVQMDGLVYKADTGMTAHALSQTTGLSVDNTEALGVLSTDAISEKDIRAGRYDGAEVEAWLVNWRDASQRFLRFRGKVGELAREAGGFRAELNGLSEAMNQPQGRAYQSPCSAVLGDEKCRFDLDQTGYSVELDLVSNEDETVFRFEDMALYPNDWFVRGRFTVLSGEAEGLSGIIKNDTTGEDGARTIELWEALRADMQPGDRVRLEAGCDKLPSTCRKKFNNFLNFRGFPDIPGEDWLMSYPIPTGRNDGGDGRETLDLQDLLSGDDNPFNPISGG
- a CDS encoding phage major tail protein, TP901-1 family, yielding MAAQNGKDLLIKLDMTDTGVFETIAGLRATRLSFNAESVDVTSLESTGGWRELLGGAGVKSASISGSGVFKDASTDERARQIFFDNEVPNFQVIVPEFGVVEGPFMITSIEYAGSHNGEATYELSMASAGELTFTAL
- a CDS encoding head-tail connector protein; protein product: MMLIEQTTVPGTALPVAQFKDHLRLGTGFADDGVQDQVLETYLRAAMAAIEARTGKILLSREFTWTLTAWRDLASQALPVAPVTQVLSLEIHDRLGGTEVIDTARYGLEPDMHRPRLVSTGLCLPAIPVGGQAVIGFEAGFGAAWTDLPADLTQAVMMLAATYYENRADGGVIGQGDLPAAIAALLQRYRTVRLFGGGGAV
- a CDS encoding NlpC/P60 family protein, which translates into the protein MAQTQALILQELQEWLGTPYVHQASQKGAGCDCLGLVRGVWRVALGREPVEVPPYTSDWSETDGQETLWQAAQSYLVPKPAENRQPGDILLFRMRSDAVAKHLGFVASVGPTPSFIHAYSGHGVVESPLSTPWARRIVACFEFPERTS
- a CDS encoding HK97 family phage prohead protease, with the translated sequence MGDYHTDFGLEHKFVKLGETVQTAEGIQIDGYASFFDQVDNGGDVVARGAYGRSLDELKAKGRGVKMLWQHDPAQPIGIWDEVREDAKGLYVKGRILSDVEKGREAAALIEAGAIDGLSIGYRTKKSSKTQTGGRLLTELELWEVSLVTFPMLPTARVGAKGDMLDVDDSTLRELAATLEDARLMLARNA
- a CDS encoding DUF2460 domain-containing protein, translated to MSFHEIRFPANLSFGSVGGPERRTEVVTLANGFEERNTPWEHSRRRYDAGIGMRSLDDVEMLIAFFEARRGQLHAFRWKDWSDFKSGLPSADPAFTDQILGWGDGATTEYQLIKTYRSGSDTYARPIQKPVEGTVKLGLKGDPQIEGTQYSVDLTTGVVTFVTAPEDGAEVTAGYEFDVPVRFDTDRVHTSVASFQAGEAPNVPVVEVRV